A window of the Pseudoalteromonas sp. A25 genome harbors these coding sequences:
- a CDS encoding YeiH family protein: MVNQHHTKLLFLALFVLSFTPIISAALALALGIVFAWVLGNPFEVQSNSLSKWLLKVAVIGLGFNVDIMDVLEVGRSSIVLTIVSITAIIGLGELLTQAFRLNRNIGVLISFGTAICGGSAIAAMAPVIKAKQHEIAVSLAVVFSLNAIGLLLFPWIGNLLSLSDEQFATWAALAIHDTSSVVAAAATFSPFAVGIATTIKLTRAMWIIPYTAAAGVFWKSEERTSIPLFIFGFLLAAVCNSFLVAYEPIWQALYIGAKHMLVATLFLIGTCVSKSVIYQTGWRPFAMATVLWVIVSSVLLILILDKLI, translated from the coding sequence ATGGTCAATCAACACCACACTAAACTGCTTTTTCTCGCGCTTTTTGTATTGAGCTTTACCCCTATCATAAGTGCTGCGCTCGCGCTTGCTCTGGGTATCGTGTTCGCTTGGGTTTTGGGTAACCCATTCGAAGTACAAAGTAACAGCCTGAGTAAGTGGCTATTAAAAGTTGCCGTAATTGGGCTGGGCTTCAATGTTGATATTATGGATGTATTGGAAGTTGGTCGCAGTTCTATTGTGCTAACGATAGTCAGTATTACGGCGATTATTGGTCTTGGCGAGTTACTAACTCAGGCATTTAGATTGAACCGAAATATTGGTGTACTGATTTCTTTTGGCACTGCGATTTGTGGTGGTAGTGCTATTGCCGCAATGGCTCCGGTTATAAAAGCAAAACAGCATGAAATAGCCGTTTCGTTAGCGGTGGTTTTTTCACTTAATGCAATTGGTCTATTATTGTTCCCTTGGATTGGTAACTTGTTATCTCTAAGTGATGAGCAGTTTGCGACTTGGGCTGCTTTAGCGATTCATGATACTAGCAGTGTGGTTGCAGCTGCAGCCACATTTAGCCCATTTGCGGTTGGCATAGCAACAACTATTAAATTAACACGGGCAATGTGGATCATACCTTACACTGCTGCCGCCGGAGTGTTTTGGAAAAGTGAAGAACGTACCAGCATTCCATTGTTTATATTCGGTTTTTTGTTGGCGGCTGTGTGTAATAGTTTCTTAGTTGCTTATGAGCCAATTTGGCAAGCTCTGTACATTGGCGCTAAACATATGCTCGTGGCTACTTTATTTTTAATAGGTACCTGTGTATCTAAATCGGTTATCTATCAAACGGGCTGGCGACCCTTTGCTATGGCAACGGTACTTTGGGTGATTGTCAGTAGCGTGCTGTTAATTTTAATTTTGGATAAATTAATTTAA
- a CDS encoding sporulation protein, whose product MSFFKKVLGSVGIGAAKVDALLDHNELSPGETLSGVIKVIGGKVAQEINKIDLDVMCNYTFEYENNEGEEVIEVREYRLSQFQLNEKFTIEPEEEKYLPFAFQLELEAPISVGHSRTWLETNLDIDMAIDKTDKDYIYVVPSELQQAVINALCNLGFELYHADCEGVESAKFSRLPFVQELEFKTTSGDFHGKFDEVELVFFNKGAQLEVVFEIDRKARGFAGFFKESLDLDESKVRLVVTQDNIEALESIIYDMLEANT is encoded by the coding sequence ATGTCGTTTTTCAAAAAAGTGCTGGGCAGTGTTGGTATTGGCGCTGCTAAAGTGGATGCGCTATTGGATCATAATGAACTGTCACCGGGCGAGACGCTGAGTGGTGTAATTAAAGTCATTGGAGGCAAGGTTGCACAAGAGATCAACAAAATTGATTTGGATGTTATGTGTAACTATACGTTTGAGTATGAAAACAACGAGGGTGAAGAAGTCATAGAGGTCAGAGAATACAGGCTTTCCCAGTTTCAATTGAATGAAAAATTTACGATTGAGCCAGAAGAAGAAAAGTACCTTCCATTTGCTTTTCAATTAGAGCTAGAAGCCCCTATTTCTGTTGGACACTCAAGAACGTGGCTTGAGACGAACCTAGATATCGATATGGCGATTGACAAAACAGATAAAGATTATATCTATGTTGTACCTAGCGAGCTGCAGCAGGCGGTTATCAACGCGCTGTGCAATCTGGGTTTTGAACTTTACCATGCCGATTGCGAAGGTGTGGAGTCAGCGAAGTTTTCAAGGCTTCCTTTTGTTCAAGAATTGGAGTTTAAAACAACTTCTGGTGATTTTCACGGCAAGTTTGACGAAGTTGAACTGGTTTTTTTCAATAAAGGAGCGCAACTAGAGGTGGTTTTTGAGATAGATCGAAAAGCGCGTGGTTTTGCTGGTTTTTTCAAAGAATCACTTGATTTAGATGAGTCAAAGGTGAGGTTAGTCGTAACGCAAGATAATATTGAAGCCCTAGAGAGCATTATCTATGACATGCTAGAGGCCAACACATAA
- a CDS encoding S9 family peptidase, with the protein MIKQSLLSFAVASSLMLTGCQTTKQKNQSEIEVAEKPIQSVVATPVDFGGENITLEQAMAHPDWISRKPEGAFWAADSNTAIFNQKQVGNELRDTFMVTTSSAPQKVMLDKLHSVGANNAIYSRDGRYQAYTFEGNVFVKDISSGDLKQITHSSQTEYDLQFLISGELAYRIDNTFYRVDLASGRTHEIVKLHLSEEPKGLQDPSTYIAKEQHKLIDFVALQHKNKADKQAREQALKKTNATIADNHFYLGKDKQLIEASLSPAGDKLIAVISEPRSWRDDGDIMPNYVSQDGHIESVPARRKVADAKSYSSTVIFIDIASKQQTELAYDTLPGFDEDVLATVKKENAAREGKTYQSKKAPRDINLMPPWGLEPVQWNSTGDEVALMLEAWDNKDRWIATVNFDKQQLVSQHRLHDEAWVNYAHNDFGWFNNSNTLYYLSEQSGYSHVYSKPLNGKATQLTKGKYVVSDLTLAKNDGHIYFKANVKHPGIYEIYRVDTQTGEREQLTDLNGMTDYSLSPDESKLLLTHSKVMMPEELYISQTKPNAVAKRVTHTVSDAFLNKKLVAPKIVAVPSSHSEEPIYSRVYYPTDYVEGETGKKRKAVIFNHGAGYTQDAHMGWSYYFREFMFHSLLANEGYVVMDMDYRASKGYGRDWRTAIYRHMGKPEIEDLVDGVNWMVENTNVDREAVGTYGGSYGGFMTFMALFTQPDVFKAGAAIRPVTDWAYYNHGYTSNILNHPDVDPIAYERSSPMYFAEGLKNELLINAPMLDDNVFFQDVVRLVQRLIELEKTGFETAIYPIEPHGFRQPSSWLDEYRRIYKLFKENL; encoded by the coding sequence ATGATTAAACAATCTCTTCTCTCTTTTGCTGTTGCATCCAGCTTGATGCTTACAGGCTGTCAAACCACAAAACAAAAAAACCAAAGCGAAATCGAAGTAGCAGAAAAGCCGATTCAGTCAGTAGTTGCTACACCTGTCGATTTTGGCGGTGAAAACATAACACTAGAACAAGCAATGGCGCATCCGGATTGGATCAGCCGAAAGCCAGAGGGAGCGTTTTGGGCTGCTGATAGCAACACTGCTATTTTTAATCAAAAGCAAGTTGGCAATGAGCTGCGTGATACTTTCATGGTTACAACGTCATCCGCACCACAAAAAGTGATGCTTGATAAGTTACACTCAGTTGGCGCTAATAACGCAATTTACTCGCGCGATGGTCGCTATCAGGCCTATACCTTTGAAGGTAACGTGTTTGTCAAAGACATCTCTTCTGGTGATCTTAAACAAATAACACATAGTTCGCAGACCGAATATGACCTGCAATTTTTAATTTCTGGTGAGCTTGCCTATCGAATAGATAATACATTTTATCGCGTTGATTTGGCCTCTGGGCGCACCCACGAAATTGTAAAACTACACCTGAGCGAAGAGCCAAAGGGTTTACAAGATCCAAGTACCTACATTGCCAAAGAGCAACATAAACTGATCGACTTTGTAGCTTTGCAACATAAAAATAAAGCGGATAAGCAAGCTCGAGAGCAAGCATTAAAGAAAACGAATGCTACCATAGCAGATAACCATTTCTATTTAGGCAAAGACAAACAGTTAATTGAAGCCAGTTTATCTCCGGCGGGTGATAAACTGATCGCGGTAATTAGCGAGCCTCGTTCATGGCGCGATGATGGCGATATTATGCCAAACTATGTGAGCCAGGATGGTCACATCGAGTCTGTGCCTGCTCGACGTAAGGTTGCAGATGCGAAGAGCTATTCATCGACGGTTATTTTTATCGATATCGCTTCTAAGCAACAAACAGAGCTGGCATATGATACTCTGCCAGGTTTTGATGAAGACGTACTTGCTACGGTAAAAAAAGAGAATGCGGCTAGAGAGGGTAAAACGTATCAGTCTAAAAAGGCACCACGTGATATAAACTTAATGCCGCCTTGGGGACTTGAGCCTGTGCAATGGAATAGCACTGGTGATGAAGTAGCGCTAATGTTGGAAGCATGGGATAACAAAGACAGATGGATCGCGACTGTTAATTTTGATAAGCAACAACTTGTCTCTCAGCACCGTTTGCATGATGAGGCATGGGTAAACTATGCACACAACGATTTTGGCTGGTTTAATAACTCTAACACGCTTTATTATTTATCAGAACAAAGTGGCTACAGCCATGTTTATAGTAAGCCTCTCAATGGTAAAGCAACGCAGTTGACTAAAGGGAAATACGTCGTATCAGACTTAACGTTAGCTAAGAACGATGGACATATTTATTTTAAAGCGAATGTAAAGCACCCTGGGATCTATGAAATATATCGTGTTGATACACAAACAGGTGAACGAGAGCAACTAACAGACTTAAATGGCATGACTGATTACAGTCTGAGCCCTGATGAAAGCAAGCTACTGTTAACACATTCTAAAGTGATGATGCCTGAAGAATTGTACATATCACAGACGAAACCTAATGCAGTAGCAAAGCGCGTTACGCATACAGTTTCAGACGCATTTTTGAATAAAAAACTTGTTGCACCAAAGATTGTTGCTGTACCTTCAAGTCACAGTGAAGAACCTATCTATTCAAGAGTATATTACCCAACTGACTACGTTGAAGGAGAAACAGGCAAAAAGCGTAAGGCCGTTATTTTTAACCATGGTGCAGGATATACGCAAGACGCGCATATGGGATGGTCATACTACTTTAGGGAGTTTATGTTCCATTCATTGCTTGCAAATGAAGGCTATGTGGTAATGGATATGGATTACCGCGCGTCAAAAGGCTACGGCAGAGATTGGCGAACTGCAATATATCGCCATATGGGTAAACCAGAGATTGAAGATTTAGTCGATGGTGTGAACTGGATGGTTGAAAACACCAATGTAGACAGAGAAGCCGTTGGTACTTATGGTGGCTCTTATGGTGGGTTTATGACCTTTATGGCTCTGTTTACTCAACCTGATGTATTTAAAGCGGGTGCGGCTATTAGACCTGTGACAGACTGGGCTTATTACAACCATGGCTATACCTCTAATATATTGAACCACCCAGATGTTGACCCGATTGCGTATGAGCGCAGCTCTCCAATGTACTTTGCAGAAGGGTTAAAAAACGAATTGTTGATCAATGCCCCAATGCTTGATGACAATGTGTTCTTCCAAGACGTTGTGCGTTTAGTGCAGCGTTTAATTGAACTAGAAAAAACAGGCTTTGAAACGGCCATTTACCCTATTGAACCGCATGGCTTTAGACAGCCATCAAGTTGGTTAGATGAATATCGCCGTATTTATAAGCTATTTAAAGAAAACCTTTAA